The stretch of DNA GGTCATGGATGATGAGTGGCGCTGGTGGGGATTACATGTTCACAAAAAAAGGCTCTTCGACCGCTTCGATCAGTGCTACCTTCTTTGCAATTGGTAGTGGCATTGCTCTACACGCGGGCCCAACCTGAACCTTGACAACTTCCTCCAATCAACTGGACGGTGGGAAATAGTGTAAGCATATCTTCCTTTCGATTCTATTCTCTTGGGACACAACGATGCCACGTCATAAATTTCATTGCGCACCCATCAGCTCTTTCTTTTGTTCTTGTGACCATTTTCCCTCTTCCCACCTTCTCGCTTACCTGAAATATTACTGGACCACATGTGTGCCACGTAATCGATTATGCAGGATCTAAGAATAAGACCAATCACAAACAACGTGTAACACGTGGGTCCATAAGAAATGGTATTTCTGTTTCTTCGTGACCCACACACCTTTTGTGCCGACGGTGATCATATCACTTCGGTGCCCTTTCTTATTTCGCTTCTTTTCCCTGTGCTTTCCCGTTTGCTCGCTTCCAATGGCGGCATCGAGGGTTCTCCTCCGCCGAGGCGCCGCTGCCGCGCGTGGCCTTCTCCCGACCCACGCCCCGGAGACCACGGCTGCGCGATTTCTTCAGGCTCAGCACCACTCGTCCCAGTCCGATTCGGCGGCCTCCAAGCCCAAGCGTACCAAGACCTTCTCCATCTACCGGTGGAATCCCGACCAGCCGGAGAAGCCACAGCTTCAGAGCTACGAGATCGATCTCGGCGAGTGCGGCCCCATGGTCCTTGACGCCCTCATCAAGATCAAGAACGAGATCGACCCCTCCGTCACCTTCCGCCGCTCCTGCCGGGAGGGTATCTGCGGCTCCTGCGCGATGAACATCGATGGGGACAACGGCCTCGCCTGCCTCACTAAGATCCCGTCCTCCTCCGCGGCCGCGACCATGATCACGCCGCTGCCGCATATGTATGTGATCAAGGATCTGGTGGTGGACATGACCAACTTTTATAACCAGTATAAGAGCGTGGAGCCATGGCTCAAGAGGAAGGATCCGCCGCCCATCCCCGGGAAGGAGGTTCCCCAGAGCAAGAAGGATCGCGCGAAGCTGGACGGGATGTACGAGTGTATCCTTTGCGCCTGCTGCAGCACCGCCTGCCCTAGCTACTGGTGGAATCCTGAGACCTATCTCGGGCCGGCTGCCCTCCTCCACGCCCACAGGTGATTTGTTCTTTTACTGGATCCCTTTCTCTAGGAATGGGTTGGTTAGCTTTGTTTCTTTCATTGCTTAAAGTAGCCCAAAGTTGTTtctttgaagaattttttttgtTGAATTCAGCTTTGCTGCTTAATGATTGGACTATGTCAATGATTGGTGATcaagaaaatgatttttttataaaaattttgtcGGTGTTTGTTGTTTATAAATTGATGGCCGATTCACAAACATCATGAGGTTGAGGGTTTAACAATCAATCTGTGTTTATAGAATTTGGGTCCTTGAGGGAGGAAAGAGATGTTGGAGTTCCTTCCTGCCTTTATAATTCTTATTAGAAAATTTTCAATTAGATGCTGTCATATGCATGTACAATTCAAAAGAGCCTAAACTCAAATTACAAAATGATCAATTTTTATAATTGTCAACTAAGCATGACAACATGGAATGAATATGCTTCCGGTGTTAGTATCTGGAATAAAGTAGGTTTATAACTTTTGTACGTGTCAAGCTAATGTGGTTTTCATTCTCCCTCCTTCCCTATCTGTCTCTCTCTTGTTCTCTATGACTCCACCTTGGTCTCTGATGAATAAATGTAACTGGGATTTGTAAAAGAATGTTATGGATGATCATTGTGACGCTTTAACAGGCATTTGGCTTTAAAATTATGTGGCTTATTTGCTGCCTATAGTCGATTGATCTTCtgttaaattatt from Musa acuminata AAA Group cultivar baxijiao chromosome BXJ2-11, Cavendish_Baxijiao_AAA, whole genome shotgun sequence encodes:
- the LOC135627896 gene encoding succinate dehydrogenase [ubiquinone] iron-sulfur subunit 1, mitochondrial-like encodes the protein MAASRVLLRRGAAAARGLLPTHAPETTAARFLQAQHHSSQSDSAASKPKRTKTFSIYRWNPDQPEKPQLQSYEIDLGECGPMVLDALIKIKNEIDPSVTFRRSCREGICGSCAMNIDGDNGLACLTKIPSSSAAATMITPLPHMYVIKDLVVDMTNFYNQYKSVEPWLKRKDPPPIPGKEVPQSKKDRAKLDGMYECILCACCSTACPSYWWNPETYLGPAALLHAHRWIQDSRDQYTKERLDAINDEFKLYRCHAIMNCAHACPKGLNPAKQIESIKKLQLQ